A genomic window from Scomber scombrus chromosome 18, fScoSco1.1, whole genome shotgun sequence includes:
- the cacng5b gene encoding voltage-dependent calcium channel gamma-5 subunit isoform X1, producing the protein MSACSRKALTLLSSVFAISGLGLLGVAVSTDYWLYLEEGVIMPLNQSTDIKTSLHSGLWRVCFLAVITSTLQFLSLSSSGEESGRCFTIEYIMPMNVQLTSESTVNVLKMIRSATPFPLVSLFFMFIGFVLNNIGHMRPHRTILAFVSGIFFILSGLALVVGLVLYISSINDEMLNRTKSSEAYFTYKYGWSFAFAAISFLLTESAGVMSVYLFMKRYTAEEIYQPRHPSFYRPRLSNCSDHSGQFLHPEAWSRGRSPSDISSEASLQMSASYPALLKCPDYDQVSSSPC; encoded by the exons ATGAGCGCGTGTAGCAGGAAGGCCCTCACATTGCTGAGCAGCGTCTTTGCAATCAGCGGCCTGGGGCTTCTGGGAGTGGCAGTCAGCACAGACTACTGGCTGTATCTGGAGGAGGGTGTGATTATGCCTCTGAACCAGAGCACTGACATCAAGACCTCGCTGCACTCGGGCCTCTGGAGAGTCTGCTTCCTGGCTG TTATTACTTCTACTCTTcagtttctgtctctttcttcttcaggtGAAGAGTCGGGTCGCTGCTTTACCATCGAGTACATCATGCCTATGAATGTCCAGTTGACCTCAGAGTCCACAGTAAACGTGCTGA aGATGATACGCTCAGCCACTCCATTCCCTCTGGTCAGCCTTTTCTTCATGTTCATTGGATTTGTCCTCAACAACATCGGACACATGAGGCCGCACCGCACAATCCTGGCTTTTGTCTCTGGAATCTTCTTCATCCTTTCAG GACTGGCTCTGGTGGTGGGTCTGGTGCTGTATATCTCCAgtataaatgatgaaatgctgAACAGGACTAAGAGCAGTGAGGCCTATTTTACCTACAAGTATGGCTGGTCCTTTGCCTTTGCTGCCATCTCCTTCCTGCTCACTGAG AGTGCAGGCGTCATGTCTGTCTACCTGTTCATGAAGCGCTacacagcagaggagatctaCCAGCCTCGCCACCCCAGCTTCTACCGGCCTCGTCTCAGCAACTGCTCGGACCACTCCGGCCAGTTCCTTCACCCTGAGGCCTGGTCACGTGGCCGGAGTCCCTCTGACATATCGAGTGAGGCTTCTCTACAGATGAGCGCAAGCTACCCTGCTCTCCTCAAATGCCCCGACTACGATCAAGTCTCCTCTTCACCCTGCTGA
- the cacng5b gene encoding voltage-dependent calcium channel gamma-5 subunit isoform X2, producing MSACSRKALTLLSSVFAISGLGLLGVAVSTDYWLYLEEGVIMPLNQSTDIKTSLHSGLWRVCFLAGEESGRCFTIEYIMPMNVQLTSESTVNVLKMIRSATPFPLVSLFFMFIGFVLNNIGHMRPHRTILAFVSGIFFILSGLALVVGLVLYISSINDEMLNRTKSSEAYFTYKYGWSFAFAAISFLLTESAGVMSVYLFMKRYTAEEIYQPRHPSFYRPRLSNCSDHSGQFLHPEAWSRGRSPSDISSEASLQMSASYPALLKCPDYDQVSSSPC from the exons ATGAGCGCGTGTAGCAGGAAGGCCCTCACATTGCTGAGCAGCGTCTTTGCAATCAGCGGCCTGGGGCTTCTGGGAGTGGCAGTCAGCACAGACTACTGGCTGTATCTGGAGGAGGGTGTGATTATGCCTCTGAACCAGAGCACTGACATCAAGACCTCGCTGCACTCGGGCCTCTGGAGAGTCTGCTTCCTGGCTG gtGAAGAGTCGGGTCGCTGCTTTACCATCGAGTACATCATGCCTATGAATGTCCAGTTGACCTCAGAGTCCACAGTAAACGTGCTGA aGATGATACGCTCAGCCACTCCATTCCCTCTGGTCAGCCTTTTCTTCATGTTCATTGGATTTGTCCTCAACAACATCGGACACATGAGGCCGCACCGCACAATCCTGGCTTTTGTCTCTGGAATCTTCTTCATCCTTTCAG GACTGGCTCTGGTGGTGGGTCTGGTGCTGTATATCTCCAgtataaatgatgaaatgctgAACAGGACTAAGAGCAGTGAGGCCTATTTTACCTACAAGTATGGCTGGTCCTTTGCCTTTGCTGCCATCTCCTTCCTGCTCACTGAG AGTGCAGGCGTCATGTCTGTCTACCTGTTCATGAAGCGCTacacagcagaggagatctaCCAGCCTCGCCACCCCAGCTTCTACCGGCCTCGTCTCAGCAACTGCTCGGACCACTCCGGCCAGTTCCTTCACCCTGAGGCCTGGTCACGTGGCCGGAGTCCCTCTGACATATCGAGTGAGGCTTCTCTACAGATGAGCGCAAGCTACCCTGCTCTCCTCAAATGCCCCGACTACGATCAAGTCTCCTCTTCACCCTGCTGA